The Tachysurus fulvidraco isolate hzauxx_2018 chromosome 26, HZAU_PFXX_2.0, whole genome shotgun sequence genome segment TTCGTCACAGGGTTTCGACCAGTTAAGGATAGAAGGGCTGCTGTGCGACGTCACGTTGGTGGCCGGTGACGGCGACGAGGCGTTTCCTGTCCACCGAGCCATGATGGCGTCATCCAGCGACTATTTCAAAGCCATGTTCACAGGTGAGCGAGCGAGTCGAATAAAAGAGAAACGGAggtgaggaagaagaagaagcagcgcTTATGCTACTGGGAGTCTGGGAGCACGAATGGAATTCTGTTTCATGTATAATTAAAGCCATCACTACTTTCATGACCTCGACTACACGCGCTGAGACGTAGCTCCACCCACCGGATTTAAGTCACCTAATGATTATGGCTTGATATTTTATCGTTTTTCCAAAGCAtcgctttgttgttgttgttttttttttttatgccctgtgtgatgtgatgtgatgagatgcgATGCAATgcggtgtgatgtgatgtgatctCACCCTGCGTttgatgaataataaaatacacgAGTCCCTTTATACGCTAGTTCTTTCTTCCTGTCTCTGTGTAGAGCTGAGAGATTGAGCCATAACACACGGGTATTTCTATAATTCTATAATTTTGTAGAATCTCCGGAGGTTTCATAACGAACAAATTCGTCGTCCCCCCCACCCGTGAAGTTAGGAGTACTTGTTCCTACTACCGGTTGCTATAGTAATAACGTTTCTTGGTGGGTGGCACAGCCAGGGTTCCACAGGATGACAGATCCGCTTCCTTGCAGCCAAAAAGAAATCTTCTGCAGGGAGTGTTTGCTGTTTGTGTACAAAAGTCAGCAGTGTATACACGGtaggagatgaaggagaagcagtggaTGCACTTTGCTCAGACATAATGCCTTCACTCACTATTTAGAGTCGCTGAACTCTTATCagtggacacgcccacatctggTCCCCAAAGGTCCAggatgtgttgttttttaggTAAACAATTGAACCCTTTTTTTTGTACACTAGGATTCGATACGCTTTACCTTCTTGATCAAACACAACGCGAGAATCGTGAGCCGTCTCTCAGCCGTACGATTCTTGCGTTTTGTTTGATCAAGAAGGTAAAGCGTATCGAATCCTAGTGTACAAAAAAAAGGGTTCAATTGTTTAcctaaaaaacaacacatccTGGACCTTTGGGGAccagatgtgggcgtgtccactGATAAGAGTTCAGCGCCAAGCGAACGTCGACGTGCCGCCGTGAAGAAAGTAAAGAAAGTGCGAGTTCCATCTGCTCCTGAATCGTTTGGTAGAATTCGCACAACCTAAATGTGTGTACGCGAACACAACTTCGCTGTTGCTCACATAAACATAAACGACAAGGGATCCACTTTAAAGATGTTAACAAATCATTCCGTTTGTGTCCTGCTGTCCTGTCGTCGTCTTCTGTGCTTTATCCTATCCTTATATCATCTCTCGCTCTCCCAGGTGGGATGAAGGAGCAGGACCTGATGTGTATCAAGCTGCACGGTGTGAACCGCATCGGCCTGAAGAAGATCATCGACTTCATCTACACTGCCAAGCTCTCGCTCAACATGGAGAACCTGCAGGACACCCTGGAGGCAGCCAGCTTCCTGCAGATCCTCCCGGTGCTCGACTTCTGCAAAGTGTTCCTCATCTCCGGGGTACGAACATaacactgtgtctctgtgtgtgtctctgtctctgtctcaccctCAGTATGAACACTGTTGCCGCTCGTCATGTTACAGTAataagcgctgacactggacaCTCCTTACGATTATACCGCGTCCCCGTGAGTAAGCCGTTACTACGGAAACACGCCACATGTCCATAATGAACGGAATCAAGCGCACTAATGCACACCTGCTGGTACAGAAAATGTTGGCACCCCCCTGACCGGTCAGAACCGCCGCTTCACACGGGTTTGCGTTGTTTTTTCTGCTCTAACAAGCTTTATTTAGCTCATCAGCTTATTATCGAGCCCTCGGTGAGCCCAGGCAGATCGTTAGAGACCACACACGGCGCATATTTATGCTCTTCCTTCGCTGTGTCGCAGGGTTCAGTTACACACACCAGGCGTGCGCCGGTATTACATTTTCATATCCAGCGCTGCTTTTAATACAGCTTTGTTGGGACGCATTCAATTATCGGATACAAGCTCAATAACGGCCGTGGCGATAATTAGGCAAAATTTATTCGCTTGCGCGCTTTATTATCCGAGTTTGTTTCCTCATAAGAGGAATCTGTCCCACTGAGCGGTTAGAAAGAACATGCAGCGGATGGGTATTTTGTAAGCAGCGGCAATACGAGCGACgggtttcagttttatttgcgaatttaaaaaaaaagagattttacGAAAAATAGCAAACAGGCGCTTGATGGCAGAAGGCGGTGTTTAATTTGCAATAAGACTCAAACAGTAATTCCACCAGattcctaaaataaataaataaataaatagaaatccaTCTCTCATCCACCCCCCCCCTTCTTTCATttctccattcatccattcttCCATCGCAACCTTTATCCAATCCTTCTTCCAAATTTCCATCCATTTCTCCACCCTTTCATTTCTCTGTACCCTTCATACCTCCCTCCATctcaccatccatccatctgatgTAACGATGCTCCTCTCTCGTTAGGTGTCTCTGGAGAACTGCGTGGAGGTGGGGCGCATCGCTAGTGCGTACAATTTGGCCGAGGTGGACAAATACGTGAACAACTTCATCCTGAAGAACTTCCCGGCGCTCCTTGGAACCGGCGAGTTTGTAAAGCTACCTGTAGAGAGACTAGCCTTCGCTCTGTCCTCTAACGGTCTGCGGCGCTGCAGCGAGCTGGAACTGTTTAAAGCAGCGTGTCGCTGGCTGCGGGCGGAGGACGGGCGCATGGAGCATGCGGCGCGTCTCATGCGCAACGTCCGCTTCCCGTTGATGAGCCCGAGCGAGCTCATCAATCACGTGCAGACGGTGGACTTCATGCGCACGGACAATGCGTGCGTCAACCTGCTTCTGGAGGCCAGCAACTACCAGATGATGCCCTACATGCAGCCGGTGATGCAGTCCGAGCGCACGGCTATCCGCTCCGACAGCGCACACTTAGTGACTCTGGGTGGCGTCCTGCGCCAGCAGCTGGTCGTCAGTAAGGAGCTGCGGCTGTTCGATGAGAAGGCACACGAGTGGCGTGCGCTGGCGCCAATGGACGCCCCTCGCTACCAGCACGGCATCGCCGTCATCGGCAACTTCCTGTATGTCGTCGGAGGACAGAGCAACTACGACACCAAAGGGAAGACTGCAGTGGACACGGCCTTCCGCTACGACCCGCGCTACAACCGCTGGATACAGGTGGCCTGCCTCAACGAGAAGAGGACCTTCTTCCATCTGAGCGCACTCAAGGGCCACCTGTACGCCGTGGGGGGCAGGAACGCTGCCGGAGAGCTCGGTGAGTGAGAATTTCCGTCATCGTACTGACTCGTCTCGACTAAAGCATGATTACAGGCACACGGCCATCGCTGTTGTTACGGATTTGCAGGGTTGAGGCGAGACTGATATTTTAACGTGGCCGTGTAGGTCCGTGACCCGGTGGCCTTTTACAGACATCTCATCTGTTTCATTTCACATTGACCCAGTCGCGCTACACCCCCTGCAGGTCAGCGGTTTGGTCACCATGGTAACAGCCAGCCATGTGGAGGTTGTAGTCAGGATGAAAAGCTCCAGAGGAATGTGGGTAATGTGAGGGAGGGATGTCAGGATTTAACACGTATCCgtgcaagcaaacacacacacacacacacacacacacgcgcacacacacacacagtgccactCCCGTTAAATTACACCAACACACTTGTCTCTACAGAataccacagacagacagatgaatacCACAGACAGATGAGCAGCTAAATAAAGGATGTAGAAGTTCTCCTTAAACCACAGGAAGGGaatttttacacacacgcacacacactcccttccGAGCCACGTTTCCATAGTCTCTGTTACCATGGCGACCAAAGTCATGCCGGTCAAGTGGATTTTATTGCTTCGAATTAAATTACTtttatgttcttgttttttggttttgttttttttcccttcccaGCTTCGTACCATGagctcgcatacacacacacacacgcacacagagatgTAGTCGGGAAAACAAATCATACACAACTCAGCGGTGGTCACATCTTATTACTGTCTGTGCCGAGCACACGGGGCAAAAATAACATGAAGTCTATTAAAGTAGAAGTGACTTTAGATCTGAGACGTTCATTTGAATCGAGAGGGAAAAattaaaaggtgaaaaaaaaaaaatcaccagtcagttattgtttatttattaaatccatTTAGACTATTTTATGACTTGGTCTTTCTTTATGTGCTTAGTAATTGTTTCctgcattctttctttctttcttaatttaaagtttaattttacttctttctttttgttctttatcctgtttttttttcttgttctttctttccttcttttgtaCCATGTTGGATCCTAActcacaccttctgaccaatcagagtcctgCAATAAGTTGCactgtggtgtattttatttaaacaaaaggtgtgtgtgtgtgtgtgtgtgtggtcagcagtactatataaataaaacatgttattaaaACAAGCAGATTTCCAGCTCATTATCTCCAAAACCTGATGTTTCAACATAATTAACAAATGACCTTCGAGGTAATTAACACGTTGCTCCTCTTTCTGACAAACGAATTCTGACCATCTGTCTCGATTAGCGTCCTGTCAGACGAAATTAAAACCACCATCAATAAATCCCAGGAAAGTAAGTCTGGATCCTGGAGATGGTAtggaagggttttttttttaaacatgatgaAACGTAGAACGTAGTAATTTAAGCCGTCGGGTTCTCGATGCCGTTCCATCAGGGACGATGAGGTCATCATTGTGGGACAGCGAGACTGTATTTAAGTTCTAGCTTTTTAGTGCAGTGCACCAGAGTCTATGGGGATCATAGCTGGTTTGAAGTCATTATAGAGCTAGtaactaagggcctttttacacccggtcactttgtgcgtgttctctgatccgataactatccgatttgttaaaactgttccatttacatcaggccacgtAAACGCGTCTTTTcaaatcggatatcgatcccatctttctacttaaatatgcaaatatattttacctcatttccgtgGTAATTGAAATGTATCACGCTTTGGTGTAggtggttgctacaaaaaacagcatttactgtttgctgcattttcgctggcggcagcagtgcattttaagacccaacgtgACACCTGagtgaaagatcagagccagcgctggtgggaaaacatatttgtttctggcgcgatgcacgactcacgagtcacctgcgagtgacgtacttccgtttgggaggagtatagcgctgacgtatgtggcttgaacaaccacattcatttacacctgtccggtttcatctgaaacgcgtcccagaccacctcctgaaggggtttgtatcGTCGGATTTAGACCTGGTCTGTTTACCATCGcatagctatccgatcacagaaaacgcatgaagtgactaggtgtaaaaaccccctatTAAAGCCGGTCTATTAATCTTAACattaaggttttgttttttttttatttattgttttttaataaccaCACATCCTGAAATATTTGATTCCTTCCCCCTATATCACAGAAATACTAACAACTGTTagttaggggaaaaaaattgttggcttgtttattttattttttgaaccACAGCGCAGATGaattctcgaatctgattggtcggaaggtgtGCGTGAATTTCATACAacggcagagagagagagaaagaaactaGTGATGGAATCCGTAAacgagaacaggaactaacttgtctcgTCTTAAGAGGCAGCGGCGCTCTGCCGCGCGTTGAGCCGTATCACTTCACCCTGACACTGATTACTGTTCCGTCTGGCGTGTGTCCATCTTTACATGGTCACATTACTGCTGCTGGTTTCAGTTATCGCTGCTCTAATGCCATGTGGTCGAGAATGAAACTAAGATGTGATTATAGCTTATAAACATTCAgccatataatataaaacatcataaatTAATAATTGGTAATTGAGTAAATCTATAGGACCGTTACAAATAAGGTTATTCAAATAGTTTTAGTTTTTGGGATAATTCAttgatgtagttttttttttctcatttaaagaAACCTATACGGATGGAGTGCCGTTGTGGtcgctgtccatggtgctgaattTGTGTCTCTGACATAGTAGGGCTTTACAACATGGTTACTCAGGTCTACCACTAGGGCTAATAGAAAaaggacaccacacacacacaccacacacacaccacacacacaccacacacacacacacacacacacacacaggctcagttTATCCTTTTCAATATTATCAAATAGCAACTGTGAAAATCTGTAGTTTCCACCatgtcaaataaacaaaatcatatCCGTGAGCTTTAGTTATCTTTTCTTTGCTTCGATCATGGAAAATAACTCGATAAATCAGATTCCAGGTTGTAGCAGCACTGTGGTTTAAGTTTGTGCTTTAATTCTCATCCTACTCATGGAGATGTCTCCATAATCCCTGCCGACGGAGCTTTACAGCAGGATTCTCGTCGTTTATCACCGCTGTTCATCCCTTGCCTGATTAGTCATTGTGCCGTTATTTTCAgcctctctttttgtctctgtctatctatctactctttctttctttttctttctttcttagtctctctctctctttctccctctctttctcttcacttACCCCTTTTTCTTGCttggtttctgtttgtttatttctcactCTATCCGTGTGAATAATATTAGGATACGACGAGCTGCTTGCAGTCACCACAGCTGTAGAGTATGTCGTTTCATGTCTAATCCGGTTCCAGATGTTCTCCTTGTTCTCCTCAGGCTCCTCACACCGAGATGTTCACTCAGTACAGTAGGAGGACTTACTGAAGATAGAATGAGGATGTAatgtcaatctctctctctctctctttgcatAGCAACGGTGGAATGTTATAATCCCAGGACAAACGAGTGGACGTACGTGGCCAAGATGAACGAGCCGCACTACGGCCACGCAGGGACAGTGTACGGGGGTTACATGTACATTTCAGgtgagagacacgcacacacacacacaatagattAAAGCTGTTGTTTTCACTCATGCCACGTCATGCCGACACCCACAGACGCCACGCCCACATTGTTCTACATCATGCATATTATGACGTTCAGGATTCTGATGATTTTGAAATTCTGCCAGCTCGTTTGGTCTGAATGTCTAGTGGTGAATGGGTGTGGCTTGGTGTCTaagtgtgtgcgtctgtgtctttgtgttcatGTCTTGGTGTCTAAGTGTGTTTTGGGTTTTGGTGgctgggttgtgtgtgtatgcgtgtgtgtttgtgtattattggcttggtgtatatgtgtgtgtgtgtgtgtgtttgtgtctcagtgGCTGGGtgtaaatatagtgtgtgtgtgtgtgtgtgtgtgtgtgtcgatggctgggtgtttgtgtgtatggatTTGTGCGtctccatgtctgtgtgtgcctgc includes the following:
- the klhl13 gene encoding kelch-like protein 13 isoform X3, with protein sequence MPLKWKSASPVSWKFPVPVLKTSRSSPLSPAYISLVEDDDAHMKVSLGCGEMGLSAHLQASKTGNTRFFTSNTHSSVVLQGFDQLRIEGLLCDVTLVAGDGDEAFPVHRAMMASSSDYFKAMFTGGMKEQDLMCIKLHGVNRIGLKKIIDFIYTAKLSLNMENLQDTLEAASFLQILPVLDFCKVFLISGVSLENCVEVGRIASAYNLAEVDKYVNNFILKNFPALLGTGEFVKLPVERLAFALSSNGLRRCSELELFKAACRWLRAEDGRMEHAARLMRNVRFPLMSPSELINHVQTVDFMRTDNACVNLLLEASNYQMMPYMQPVMQSERTAIRSDSAHLVTLGGVLRQQLVVSKELRLFDEKAHEWRALAPMDAPRYQHGIAVIGNFLYVVGGQSNYDTKGKTAVDTAFRYDPRYNRWIQVACLNEKRTFFHLSALKGHLYAVGGRNAAGELATVECYNPRTNEWTYVAKMNEPHYGHAGTVYGGYMYISGGITHDTFQKELMCFDPEADRWTQKAPMTTVRGLHCMCTVGDRLYVIGGNHFRGTSDYDDVLSCEYYSPALDVWTGIAAMLRGQSDVGVAVYDNKIYVVGGYSWNNRCMVEIVQKYDPDKDEWHKVFDLPESLGGIRACTLTVHPPDELAMAGSPSRESPLSAP
- the klhl13 gene encoding kelch-like protein 13 isoform X5 codes for the protein MDYPVHRGDTMALGLHDRSLVEDDDAHMKVSLGCGEMGLSAHLQASKTGNTRFFTSNTHSSVVLQGFDQLRIEGLLCDVTLVAGDGDEAFPVHRAMMASSSDYFKAMFTGGMKEQDLMCIKLHGVNRIGLKKIIDFIYTAKLSLNMENLQDTLEAASFLQILPVLDFCKVFLISGVSLENCVEVGRIASAYNLAEVDKYVNNFILKNFPALLGTGEFVKLPVERLAFALSSNGLRRCSELELFKAACRWLRAEDGRMEHAARLMRNVRFPLMSPSELINHVQTVDFMRTDNACVNLLLEASNYQMMPYMQPVMQSERTAIRSDSAHLVTLGGVLRQQLVVSKELRLFDEKAHEWRALAPMDAPRYQHGIAVIGNFLYVVGGQSNYDTKGKTAVDTAFRYDPRYNRWIQVACLNEKRTFFHLSALKGHLYAVGGRNAAGELATVECYNPRTNEWTYVAKMNEPHYGHAGTVYGGYMYISGGITHDTFQKELMCFDPEADRWTQKAPMTTVRGLHCMCTVGDRLYVIGGNHFRGTSDYDDVLSCEYYSPALDVWTGIAAMLRGQSDVGVAVYDNKIYVVGGYSWNNRCMVEIVQKYDPDKDEWHKVFDLPESLGGIRACTLTVHPPDELAMAGSPSRESPLSAP
- the klhl13 gene encoding kelch-like protein 13 isoform X4, with product MDYPVHRGDTMALGLHDRYCSISLVEDDDAHMKVSLGCGEMGLSAHLQASKTGNTRFFTSNTHSSVVLQGFDQLRIEGLLCDVTLVAGDGDEAFPVHRAMMASSSDYFKAMFTGGMKEQDLMCIKLHGVNRIGLKKIIDFIYTAKLSLNMENLQDTLEAASFLQILPVLDFCKVFLISGVSLENCVEVGRIASAYNLAEVDKYVNNFILKNFPALLGTGEFVKLPVERLAFALSSNGLRRCSELELFKAACRWLRAEDGRMEHAARLMRNVRFPLMSPSELINHVQTVDFMRTDNACVNLLLEASNYQMMPYMQPVMQSERTAIRSDSAHLVTLGGVLRQQLVVSKELRLFDEKAHEWRALAPMDAPRYQHGIAVIGNFLYVVGGQSNYDTKGKTAVDTAFRYDPRYNRWIQVACLNEKRTFFHLSALKGHLYAVGGRNAAGELATVECYNPRTNEWTYVAKMNEPHYGHAGTVYGGYMYISGGITHDTFQKELMCFDPEADRWTQKAPMTTVRGLHCMCTVGDRLYVIGGNHFRGTSDYDDVLSCEYYSPALDVWTGIAAMLRGQSDVGVAVYDNKIYVVGGYSWNNRCMVEIVQKYDPDKDEWHKVFDLPESLGGIRACTLTVHPPDELAMAGSPSRESPLSAP
- the klhl13 gene encoding kelch-like protein 13 isoform X6 encodes the protein MKVSLGCGEMGLSAHLQASKTGNTRFFTSNTHSSVVLQGFDQLRIEGLLCDVTLVAGDGDEAFPVHRAMMASSSDYFKAMFTGGMKEQDLMCIKLHGVNRIGLKKIIDFIYTAKLSLNMENLQDTLEAASFLQILPVLDFCKVFLISGVSLENCVEVGRIASAYNLAEVDKYVNNFILKNFPALLGTGEFVKLPVERLAFALSSNGLRRCSELELFKAACRWLRAEDGRMEHAARLMRNVRFPLMSPSELINHVQTVDFMRTDNACVNLLLEASNYQMMPYMQPVMQSERTAIRSDSAHLVTLGGVLRQQLVVSKELRLFDEKAHEWRALAPMDAPRYQHGIAVIGNFLYVVGGQSNYDTKGKTAVDTAFRYDPRYNRWIQVACLNEKRTFFHLSALKGHLYAVGGRNAAGELATVECYNPRTNEWTYVAKMNEPHYGHAGTVYGGYMYISGGITHDTFQKELMCFDPEADRWTQKAPMTTVRGLHCMCTVGDRLYVIGGNHFRGTSDYDDVLSCEYYSPALDVWTGIAAMLRGQSDVGVAVYDNKIYVVGGYSWNNRCMVEIVQKYDPDKDEWHKVFDLPESLGGIRACTLTVHPPDELAMAGSPSRESPLSAP
- the klhl13 gene encoding kelch-like protein 13 isoform X1 — its product is MISCSSTPSLVFLLQRCAVVECAGMDYPVHRGDTMALGLHDRYCSISLVEDDDAHMKVSLGCGEMGLSAHLQASKTGNTRFFTSNTHSSVVLQGFDQLRIEGLLCDVTLVAGDGDEAFPVHRAMMASSSDYFKAMFTGGMKEQDLMCIKLHGVNRIGLKKIIDFIYTAKLSLNMENLQDTLEAASFLQILPVLDFCKVFLISGVSLENCVEVGRIASAYNLAEVDKYVNNFILKNFPALLGTGEFVKLPVERLAFALSSNGLRRCSELELFKAACRWLRAEDGRMEHAARLMRNVRFPLMSPSELINHVQTVDFMRTDNACVNLLLEASNYQMMPYMQPVMQSERTAIRSDSAHLVTLGGVLRQQLVVSKELRLFDEKAHEWRALAPMDAPRYQHGIAVIGNFLYVVGGQSNYDTKGKTAVDTAFRYDPRYNRWIQVACLNEKRTFFHLSALKGHLYAVGGRNAAGELATVECYNPRTNEWTYVAKMNEPHYGHAGTVYGGYMYISGGITHDTFQKELMCFDPEADRWTQKAPMTTVRGLHCMCTVGDRLYVIGGNHFRGTSDYDDVLSCEYYSPALDVWTGIAAMLRGQSDVGVAVYDNKIYVVGGYSWNNRCMVEIVQKYDPDKDEWHKVFDLPESLGGIRACTLTVHPPDELAMAGSPSRESPLSAP
- the klhl13 gene encoding kelch-like protein 13 isoform X2 — encoded protein: MISCSSTPSLVFLLQRCAVVECAGMDYPVHRGDTMALGLHDRSLVEDDDAHMKVSLGCGEMGLSAHLQASKTGNTRFFTSNTHSSVVLQGFDQLRIEGLLCDVTLVAGDGDEAFPVHRAMMASSSDYFKAMFTGGMKEQDLMCIKLHGVNRIGLKKIIDFIYTAKLSLNMENLQDTLEAASFLQILPVLDFCKVFLISGVSLENCVEVGRIASAYNLAEVDKYVNNFILKNFPALLGTGEFVKLPVERLAFALSSNGLRRCSELELFKAACRWLRAEDGRMEHAARLMRNVRFPLMSPSELINHVQTVDFMRTDNACVNLLLEASNYQMMPYMQPVMQSERTAIRSDSAHLVTLGGVLRQQLVVSKELRLFDEKAHEWRALAPMDAPRYQHGIAVIGNFLYVVGGQSNYDTKGKTAVDTAFRYDPRYNRWIQVACLNEKRTFFHLSALKGHLYAVGGRNAAGELATVECYNPRTNEWTYVAKMNEPHYGHAGTVYGGYMYISGGITHDTFQKELMCFDPEADRWTQKAPMTTVRGLHCMCTVGDRLYVIGGNHFRGTSDYDDVLSCEYYSPALDVWTGIAAMLRGQSDVGVAVYDNKIYVVGGYSWNNRCMVEIVQKYDPDKDEWHKVFDLPESLGGIRACTLTVHPPDELAMAGSPSRESPLSAP